One genomic window of Roseobacter ponti includes the following:
- the grxC gene encoding glutaredoxin 3: MKTVEIYTSPLCGFCHAAKRLLSQKGVEFTEFDVLASPDRKPEMIKRANGSRTVPQIFVGDDHVGGCDELYELERAGKLDSLLAA; this comes from the coding sequence ATGAAAACCGTTGAAATCTACACCTCGCCGCTCTGTGGTTTCTGCCACGCCGCTAAACGCCTGCTCAGCCAGAAAGGCGTCGAATTCACAGAATTCGATGTGCTGGCCAGTCCGGACCGCAAGCCCGAGATGATAAAGCGTGCAAACGGCAGCCGGACCGTGCCGCAGATCTTTGTGGGTGATGACCACGTGGGCGGATGTGACGAGCTCTATGAGCTCGAGCGCGCGGGCAAACTCGACAGTCTTCTGGCCGCGTGA
- the hemH gene encoding ferrochelatase: MLDSSSTTPVMVRPASAAADHPEVARPRTGILLANLGTPDNYDYWSMRRYLNEFLSDRRVIDYSPWIWQPLLQLIILSKRPFSSGAAYKSIWNEDEGESPLMTITKAQTARVAETMQERYGDEVMVDFCMRYGNPSTRSKVAEMTAAGCRKILFFPLYPHYAGATSATANDEFFRALTYEKWQPVTRTVEPYFDRPDYIEALAQSIETAYAGLEKKPDILVCSYHGVPIRYLMEGDPYHCQCQKTTRLLKERLGWDDTEITTTFQSKFGPEEWLQPYTVEEVARLAEAGKKNIAVCAPAFSADCIETLEEINEEIKESFEEAGGEHFTYIPCLNDNDAHIEALSNVISDNLKGWIG; encoded by the coding sequence ATGTTGGACAGCAGCTCCACAACACCGGTGATGGTGCGCCCCGCAAGTGCTGCGGCAGACCATCCCGAAGTCGCCCGGCCAAGAACCGGCATCCTGCTTGCCAACCTCGGCACGCCGGACAACTACGATTACTGGTCCATGCGCCGCTATCTGAACGAGTTTCTGTCGGACCGGCGGGTGATCGATTACAGCCCCTGGATCTGGCAACCGCTGCTGCAACTGATCATCCTCAGCAAACGTCCGTTTTCCAGCGGCGCGGCTTACAAATCGATCTGGAATGAGGACGAGGGCGAAAGCCCCCTGATGACAATCACAAAGGCACAGACAGCGCGGGTCGCAGAAACCATGCAGGAACGCTATGGCGACGAGGTGATGGTCGATTTCTGCATGCGCTATGGCAACCCGTCGACCCGGTCAAAAGTGGCCGAGATGACAGCGGCAGGGTGCCGTAAGATTCTGTTTTTCCCGCTTTATCCCCATTACGCGGGCGCCACCTCAGCCACCGCAAATGACGAGTTTTTCCGCGCGCTGACCTATGAGAAGTGGCAGCCCGTAACACGGACCGTTGAGCCTTATTTCGACCGGCCCGATTATATTGAGGCGCTCGCGCAATCGATTGAAACCGCCTATGCCGGGCTCGAAAAAAAGCCGGATATTCTTGTCTGCTCCTATCACGGTGTGCCGATCCGCTATCTGATGGAAGGTGATCCCTATCACTGCCAGTGCCAGAAAACGACGCGGCTGCTGAAAGAGCGCCTCGGCTGGGATGACACCGAGATCACCACGACATTCCAGTCAAAGTTCGGCCCTGAAGAGTGGCTGCAGCCCTATACCGTCGAGGAAGTCGCGCGCCTGGCAGAAGCCGGCAAAAAGAACATCGCCGTCTGCGCACCGGCGTTTTCCGCAGACTGCATCGAGACACTTGAAGAGATTAACGAAGAGATCAAAGAGAGCTTTGAAGAGGCGGGCGGTGAGCATTTCACCTATATTCCCTGCCTGAATGACAATGACGCTCATATTGAAGCTTTGTCGAATGTGATCAGCGATAACCTGAAAGGCTGGATCGGTTGA
- a CDS encoding L,D-transpeptidase family protein codes for MRRRDMLLGTAATFSLGACADSKFRRYTGPEVTMVYVNKSARRMHLLHHDTALSSYDIHLGFAPEGHKQFEGDGKTPEGTYRIDRRNPNSDFHLSLGISYPNVNDVQVARAMDKSPGGDIFIHGQRHPRKPDGKDWTWGCIAVTNDEIEEIYAMVADETLIVLSA; via the coding sequence ATGCGTCGCAGAGATATGTTACTCGGCACCGCAGCGACATTTTCGCTCGGGGCCTGTGCAGATTCAAAATTCCGCCGGTACACAGGACCGGAAGTCACCATGGTTTACGTCAACAAGAGCGCGCGTCGGATGCATCTTCTGCATCATGATACCGCGCTCAGCAGTTATGACATCCACCTTGGTTTCGCCCCTGAGGGCCACAAGCAATTCGAGGGTGACGGTAAAACGCCCGAGGGCACTTACCGGATCGACCGGCGCAATCCGAACAGCGATTTCCACCTGTCGCTGGGGATTTCATATCCTAACGTCAACGACGTGCAGGTTGCCCGCGCGATGGATAAATCACCGGGCGGTGATATTTTCATCCACGGACAGCGGCATCCCCGCAAGCCTGACGGCAAAGACTGGACATGGGGCTGCATCGCCGTGACCAATGACGAGATCGAAGAGATCTACGCCATGGTTGCCGATGAAACGCTGATTGTTCTGAGCGCCTGA
- a CDS encoding L,D-transpeptidase, translating into MSDKKTFHQSRRSFLAGSAAMLATPAIAQDPGSVNSTTTTIGERDLTETVRRNVSSFRTLDWQPYFSNLNNGAILVDIDSRALHYWEEGGFYKLYPSSVPLSEELTRRGRTKVTRKVEGPSWRPTPSMLERNPEWPEYIGPGPDNPLGTHALYLSWTYYRIHGTHDTRKIGRQSSNGCIGLYNEHISELFSYAQVGTQVLLI; encoded by the coding sequence ATGTCTGATAAAAAGACGTTTCATCAAAGCCGCCGGTCTTTTCTGGCCGGGTCTGCAGCGATGCTTGCAACCCCTGCGATCGCCCAGGATCCGGGGTCTGTAAACTCCACGACCACAACCATTGGTGAGCGTGATCTGACAGAAACTGTACGCCGTAATGTGTCGAGCTTTCGGACGCTCGACTGGCAGCCGTATTTCTCGAATCTCAACAATGGTGCGATTCTCGTCGATATCGACAGCCGCGCCCTGCATTACTGGGAAGAAGGCGGATTTTATAAACTTTATCCGTCCAGCGTTCCGCTTTCTGAGGAGCTGACCCGCCGCGGCCGCACCAAAGTGACCCGCAAAGTCGAAGGGCCAAGCTGGCGTCCGACGCCCTCCATGCTGGAGCGTAACCCCGAATGGCCGGAATATATCGGCCCGGGTCCGGACAACCCGCTGGGTACACACGCGCTCTATCTCAGCTGGACCTACTACCGGATCCACGGGACCCACGACACACGCAAAATCGGGCGTCAGTCGTCCAACGGCTGCATCGGTCTTTACAACGAACATATCTCCGAACTTTTCAGCTATGCACAGGTCGGTACACAGGTGTTGCTAATTTGA
- a CDS encoding ComF family protein, producing MAERYRVAQLSLQTAVQTIFPARCLSCGDRVDGDFGLCGSCWRDTGFIGGAICDTCGTPLPGEDSQDTLKCDECLRVDRPWSRGRAALVYRDVGRRMVLALKHGDRQEIAGPAALWMSRAIADLPKENLLVAPVPLHWTRLLRRRYNQAGLLAQALSRHAGLPVCPDLLIRHQRTETMEGKNQELRFSSVKGAIRVHPRRRHRIVGRPVLIVDDVLTTGATLASAADACIAAGSGPVYVVVLARVAKDT from the coding sequence ATGGCGGAGAGATATAGGGTGGCACAGCTTAGTTTACAAACCGCAGTCCAGACGATTTTCCCGGCTCGCTGTCTGAGCTGCGGCGACCGGGTGGATGGTGATTTCGGGCTGTGTGGCAGCTGCTGGCGGGACACCGGATTTATCGGTGGCGCGATCTGCGACACCTGCGGCACGCCACTGCCCGGCGAGGACAGCCAGGACACACTGAAATGTGATGAATGTCTGCGCGTGGACCGACCGTGGTCGCGTGGTCGGGCGGCGCTGGTTTATCGCGATGTCGGGCGGCGCATGGTGCTGGCATTAAAACACGGGGACCGGCAGGAGATCGCGGGGCCGGCGGCTCTGTGGATGAGCCGGGCCATCGCCGATCTGCCGAAAGAGAACCTTCTCGTGGCGCCTGTTCCGCTGCACTGGACCCGTCTTCTCAGGCGCCGCTACAACCAGGCGGGCCTTCTGGCACAGGCGCTGTCGCGTCATGCGGGCCTGCCGGTCTGTCCTGATCTGCTGATCCGGCACCAGCGTACGGAGACCATGGAAGGCAAGAACCAGGAGCTGCGTTTCAGCTCCGTAAAAGGGGCGATCAGGGTCCATCCGCGGCGACGCCACCGCATCGTCGGGCGACCGGTTCTGATTGTGGATGATGTTCTGACCACAGGAGCCACACTGGCCTCCGCGGCTGACGCCTGTATTGCGGCAGGGTCAGGGCCGGTATACGTGGTGGTACTGGCACGGGTGGCAAAGGATACCTAA
- a CDS encoding methyltransferase domain-containing protein: MTAPKILTDTRALQMHRARARIRDLFLQVQAADEIQDRLEMVNRAFTRIAVVTPFEGIWRERLPEATICADDETLPLDEKAFDLVIHSMSLHWANDPVGQLIQCRRALRPDGMLIAVALGGQTLDELRRCLGEAEIALTGGLSPRIAPMGEIRDLGALLQRAGLALPVADSLPMKAEYRDARHLMHDLRAMGETSALAARPRNTAPRALFDRTADLYHQHFATPAEKVTATFEMVFLTGWAPDDSQQKPLRPGSAKERLADALRVPETRLPD; the protein is encoded by the coding sequence ATGACCGCACCAAAAATACTGACTGACACCAGAGCGTTGCAGATGCATCGCGCACGCGCGCGCATCAGAGATCTTTTTTTGCAGGTTCAGGCAGCAGACGAAATTCAGGATCGCCTGGAAATGGTTAACAGGGCGTTTACCAGGATTGCTGTCGTGACGCCCTTCGAGGGCATCTGGAGAGAACGGCTGCCGGAGGCGACAATCTGCGCCGATGATGAAACGCTGCCCCTGGATGAGAAAGCCTTTGATCTGGTTATACATTCGATGTCGCTGCACTGGGCCAACGACCCCGTCGGGCAGCTTATTCAGTGTCGCCGGGCACTGCGCCCCGACGGGATGCTGATTGCGGTGGCACTGGGTGGCCAGACCCTAGATGAGCTGCGCCGCTGCCTCGGCGAGGCGGAAATTGCCCTGACCGGCGGTCTGTCGCCGCGAATCGCACCGATGGGAGAGATCCGCGATCTTGGCGCACTCCTGCAGCGCGCCGGCCTTGCCCTGCCGGTGGCCGACAGTCTGCCGATGAAGGCCGAATACCGCGACGCCCGGCATCTGATGCACGACCTGCGGGCCATGGGCGAGACCAGCGCGCTCGCCGCCAGGCCGCGCAACACAGCGCCCCGCGCACTCTTTGACCGGACCGCAGACCTTTACCACCAGCACTTTGCAACCCCCGCCGAAAAGGTCACCGCGACCTTTGAGATGGTCTTTCTGACGGGCTGGGCACCTGACGACAGCCAGCAGAAACCACTGCGTCCCGGCTCCGCAAAAGAGCGGCTGGCGGATGCCCTGCGCGTGCCGGAAACCCGTTTGCCTGATTGA
- a CDS encoding CAP domain-containing protein, translated as MIRLTTILLVLSTLLVACGAPTANRLGSDGKPLPQLYRIKNSDTSKIQFRILDAVNALRAASSRPPVELDSQLNAAAATHSRDMSNQNRPWHFGSDGSSPIDRIRRVGFPGNLVGETISETYETELETLAAWMDQEDTRRVILSPRANKMGFAWFQESNGKIWWTLIMGADVFAPQVSRNAF; from the coding sequence ATGATCCGTCTTACAACAATTTTACTGGTACTCAGTACCCTGCTTGTCGCCTGTGGCGCGCCAACCGCAAACCGTCTGGGCTCAGACGGTAAACCGCTGCCGCAGCTCTATCGGATCAAAAATTCCGACACGTCCAAAATACAGTTCCGCATACTGGATGCTGTAAATGCGCTGCGGGCCGCGTCATCGCGCCCTCCGGTTGAGCTTGATTCACAGCTGAATGCCGCAGCGGCGACCCATTCGCGCGATATGTCCAATCAGAACCGACCCTGGCATTTCGGATCTGACGGATCCTCCCCGATTGACCGGATCCGGCGCGTGGGCTTTCCGGGTAACCTCGTGGGAGAGACAATCTCAGAGACCTATGAGACCGAGCTTGAAACCCTTGCCGCCTGGATGGACCAGGAAGACACCCGCCGGGTGATCCTGTCGCCGCGTGCGAATAAAATGGGGTTCGCCTGGTTTCAGGAGTCCAACGGCAAAATCTGGTGGACCCTGATCATGGGCGCCGATGTCTTTGCCCCGCAGGTCTCGCGCAACGCGTTCTGA